In Triticum urartu cultivar G1812 chromosome 6, Tu2.1, whole genome shotgun sequence, the following proteins share a genomic window:
- the LOC125512593 gene encoding potassium transporter 20-like, with protein MFADLGHFNIKAIQLSFSFITFPSVVLCYMGQASYLHKFPQDIGETFFKSIPAQCIAAGAGFRARACFRDSFLVDTSGGAHDTGAVVHDQ; from the exons ATGTTTGCTGACCTTGGCCATTTCAACATCAAGGCCATTCAG CTGAGCTTCAGCTTCATCACCTTCCCATCTGTGGTGCTATGCTACATGGGCCAGGCATCCTACCTGCACAAATTCCCACAAGACATCGGCGAgaccttcttcaaatctatcccAG CTCAGTGTATTGCTGCTGGAGCTGGTTTCCGTGCAAGAGCCTGCTTCAGGGATTCCTTCCTTGTTGACACCAGCGGAGGCGCTCATGACACTGGCGCTGTAGTACATGACCAATGA